AAATCCCAACGCTCCTCACCTTGCGATTACCGCAACGCCTTGGCCAGGGTCAGTTGCTGTTTATGGATCTTCGGAAGATGCGGGGTACACGCTAAATACACTTATCGGTACATCCGCAACCATAGGTGAGACACGAACTGCATTGGTTGAAGCCGGTACTGGTTTGCCAGATCGTGGCGAACCACTTCGGGTAAAAGTTTACGGAGGAGCCTTGTCCTCCACGACTTGGGAAGGACTGTTGAACGGGAGGAATTTAGCCGCCATCGGGGATGGAACTAGCGAGAAGTGGGAGGTGTTCCAATTTGCTGAAGCCACTCTCGTTGACAAAGATACCTATGAATTGAGTCAGCGGCTTCGCGGTCAATTGGGCAGTGACGCAATCGTCCCAGATAGTTGGCCTGTGGGAAGTCACTTTGTTTTGCTGGATGGTACGCCCCAACAAATCGACATTTCGGCCGCCTCACAAGGGCTGGAACGTTATTATCGAATAGGTCCATCGACACGGTCTTTCGACGATCCGAGTTATGTTTACATTAGTGAGGCTTTTCAAGGCATAGGCTTGCGCCCATATGCGCCGGTTCATGTTCAAGGAAAGCATGACGGAGCAAACTTGGAAGTGTCGTGGATCCGGCGCACTCGATTTGGCGGTGATACTTGGTCAGGAATTGATGTCCCTTTGAATGAAGACTCCGAAAGCTACCTTTTGCGTGTTTTGGACGGAAATAATATCGTCCGAGAGGTCATGACGACCTCCTCAAACTACACCTATACCGCAGCTCAGATCGCCCAAGATGGTGTGAGCGCTCCCTTTGGGTTGGAAGTTGCCCAAGTCTCCCAGCGTTTTGGTGCTGGCCCCTTTAGAAGGATTGAAATCAATGACTAATACTGGAAATTTGGGCTTGCCATTGGTACAGCCGAGCCAAGCGCAAAAGCATATTACGGTCAACGAAAGCCTCGCGAAACTGGATGGGTTAACCCAATTGATTTTGATCTCAATTTCAACGGGGACGCCGCCGTTGTCCGCGTCGGACGGGGCGTCCTATGGTGTGCCAATCGGAGGGGTGAATGCATGGGCTGGCCATGATGGCGAGGTCGCAATTTATTCCAACGGTGGGTGGGTCTTCTCCATTCCTCAAACGGGCTGGCGAGCCTGGATTGCAGATCACGCTTATTCAGCCCTGTTTGACGGTTCAAATTGGACTCAAGGAGCCCTTGCACAATCACCAAACGGAGCGAAATCTGGGTTCTCCATCTTGGAATTTGATCATGTTATTTCCGCAGGAAGTTCCAATTCAACTGTTGTAGTGATTCCCCCCATGCGATGCTTTTTGGCGTATCGGGAGTGGTCGTGAGCGACGTGACTGGGACGCTGACAAGTTGGAGTTTGGGGAAGTCTGGGTCCCTGAGTCTGTTTGGAAGTGGCCTGGGCCTCGCATCAAATTCCTATGTACGTGGTACGTTGTCGTCCCCGTATACCGAGTACAGTCCTACCTCCCTACTTTTAACGGCCGACGGAGGTGATTTTGCAAGTGGGACTGTTCGTCTAGCCATCCACTATTACTCACTCACGATTCCTAGCATTTAAATGCGGCCTGTCTTGCACGGGGATATGACCGCAGCGGCGCGCGCTCTTCTTTGTTTTCCAGAGAGGAGGCGTGTTAGTACTTTTCAACTCATGCTGACGGAGGCAGAGGCTGCGGATAAATACCGAAAATCCACCGGCCGGTGTCATCCGCTATGGGGAAACGGTAGCCTTATGGCGGCGGCGAATATGCGTCCTCAAGCAAAGGAGCCGTACTTGGATGATTTGGAATACTGTGGGATTTTAGCGCAAACATTTGAATGTTTATTGGCGTGGCGCATGAAGCAACGAAACCGAGCATAGTTCCATAACTTCTTCGAATATGTTGTATCACACCTTTGCGATTGTTGATTTCTCCCTATCTGTTGTAGACTGGGGTGAAATTGAAAGGGTACATCATGGCGAAAGCGCAGAAAAACATTAGTGAGATTGATCCTGTCTGGTCGCGAATTTGCCATGAAGCAGAGGAGGCGGTGCGTGACGAGCCTTTGATGGGCGGCATGTTACACGGCTCGCTCCTGCATCATGCATCCCTAGAAGGTGCTTTGGCGTACCGTTTGTCGTTAAAACTGGCGTCGCCGGAAATGTCGGAACAGATACTGCGGGAAATTGCAGATCAAGCTTATGCCGACGATCCGAGTTTGATTGAAGCCGCGCGTGCAGACCTTGTTGCCGTGAATGAACGGGATCCTGCCTGTAATCGCTATATTCAGCCCATCCTTTACTTCAAAGGATTTCAGGCCATGCAAGCCTATCGGATTGGGCACTGGTTGTGGAAAAAAGAGCGTTTCGATATGGCGTTCTTTTTACAAATGCGTATTTCCGAAGCCTTTGGCATAGACATTCATCCCGCAGCTCGTGTTGGCAAAGGCATTATGATGGATCACGCCCATTCGATTGTTATCGGTGGCACCGCAGTGGTTGGCGACAACGTTTCAATCTTGCAGTCGGTGACCCTAGGTGGCACGGGCAAAGAAAGCGGCGACCGCCACCCGAAAATCGGTGATGGCGTCTTGATTGGCGCTGGCGCGAAAATTCTTGGCAACATTAAAGTCGGACGTTGCAGTCGGATTGCGGCAGGTTCGGTTGTACTTCACGAAGTACCGCCATGCACAACTGTTGCTGGCGTGCCTGCCAAGGTTGTGGGCGAAGCGGGATGCCCTCAGCCTTCGATTTCAATGAACCAAGTGATCGGTAAATAGGGATTTACGAACACTGAAAGCAAAAAACGCCGGCGCTTCACAGCGCCGGCGTTTTTGTTTGAACAGTAACTTCTAATTAAGCCAGCATCGCAATCGGGTTTTCGAGGTTTTCAACGATTGCATTGAGTAGGTTTGCCCCAATCGCCCCGTCAATAACACGGTGGTCGACCGACATGGTGACGGACATAACTGTCGCGACGATTAGTTCGCCGTCGTCGCCAACCACAGGGCGTTTCTTGCCCGCGCCCACAGCCAAAATGCCGGCATGTGGAGGATTCACGATGGCATCAAAGTTATCGATGCCAAACATACCGAGGTTTGAAATCGCGAACGATCCGCCCTGATATTCGTGTGGCGCAAGTTTGCGAGTCCGCGCGCGCGCAGCCAAATCTTTCATTTCGGCGGAGAGGGCAGAGAGCGATTTCATCTGCGAATCTTGGAGCACCGGGGTAAACAGACCGCCTTCAATGGCGACGGCTACCGCAACATCCGAGGATTTCATCTGAAGAACACGATCCCCAGCCCATACGGCGTTGGCTTCAGGCACTTGTTGCAGGGCGAGCGCCACCGCTTTGATGATGAAGTCATTGACCGAGAGTTTTACTCCACGGGCTTCAAGCTGCTTGTTAAGGGTGCCACGGAATTTGAGCAAAGAATCAAGTTTGATATCACGGCGCAAATAGAAGTGCGGCACCGTTTGCTTGGCCTCTGTCAGGCGGGCGGCAATTGTTTTGCGCATACCGTCAAGGGTGACTTCTTCGTAGTCGCGATCTGCGTACATCTTGGCAACTTGGCTTGCATCTGCTCCGGTTGCTAGGGCCGCTTTGGCTGGAGCCGCAGAAGTGGCTGGCGCGGATTTAGGCGCTGCCGTTGCATTCTCTACATCAGCTTTTACGATCCGTCCTTTTGGACCCGATCCTGAAATAGCGGTCAAGTCGAGACCTTTATCCGCAGCAATCCGCCGCGCAAGTGGGGAGGCGAAGAGGCGTTCACCGGAGGTCGCTGCGGGGGCTGCTGGGGTAGACGCGGCAGCTTGGCTTGTTTCAACACTTTCTGCTTTTGCTGGTTCGGCTTCTGTTTTCTTAGCCGCAGCAGGTGCACCAATGTCACTTGCGCTTTCGCCATCCTCTAAGAGGACAGCAATCAGTGTGTTGACGGCAACGCCCTCGGTGCCTTCGGCAACGAAGATTTTACCAATAACGCCTTCGTCCACGGCTTCAAATTCCATCGTGGCTTTGTCGGTTTCGATTTCCGCAATCAGGTCGCCAGAAGACACGGTATCGCCTTCCTTCACGAGCCATTTAGCAAGAGTGCCTTCTTCCATTGTGGGAGAAAGCGCGGGCATGAGTATTTCGATTGGCATCCGGTTTCTCCTTAACGATAAGTTACTTGTTTCACAGCGGCGATTACTTCAGCCGTTGTGATCAAGGCAAGTTTTTCAAGGTTGGCAGCATAGGGCATCGGAACGTCCTTGCCTGTGCAATTGATTACGGGTGCATCCAGATAGTCAAAGGCGCGTTCCATAATCGTGGCCGAGATGTGATTGCCGATGGCACCTACTGGGTAACCTTCTTCGACGGTCACGCAGCGGTTGGTTTTCATCACAGACTTCAGAACCGTGTCATAGTCGATTGGGCGCAAGGTGCGCAGATCGATGACCTCAGCCGAGATGCCTTCTTCGGCCAATTTATCCGCAGCTTCGAGGGAATAGGTCATACCAATTCCAAAGGACACGATGGTCACATCCGTACCTTCACGCCAGATTTTGGCCTTACCAAACGGCACGGTGAAATCATCTATGACAGGCACATCAAAAGTCTTGCCATAGAGAATTTCGTTCTCAAGGAAGATCACTGGGTTGTTGTCGCGGATCGCGGTTTTCATCAATCCTTTAGCGTCTGCCGCCGAATAGGGCATTACAACTTTAAGGCCGGGGATTGCCGCATACCATGCCGCATAACACTGGCTGTGTTGTGCGCCAACACGAGCCGCAGCACCGTTTGGTCCACGGAACACCATAGGTGCGCCCATTTGACCGCCCGACATGTATAGCGTTTTGGCGGCTGAATTGAGGATTTGGTCAATCGCTTGCATCGCGAAGTTGAAGGTCATGAACTCCACAATCGGACGCAAACCGCCGAACGACGCGCCGGTGGCAATGCCCGCAAACCCATGCTCGGTGATTGGTGTGTCGATCACGCGCTTTGCGCCAAACTCATTCAACATGCCTTGCGAAATCTTATAAGCGCCTTCGTATTCGGCAACTTCTTCGCCCATGAGGAACACAGTGTCGTCGCGCCGCATTTCTTCGGACATCGCGTCGCGGATGGCTTCGCGAACTGTTGTTGGGCGCATTTCGGTGCCCGCTGGGATTTCGGTTTCGTCTGGCACGTTGATTTGTACAGGCGCTGCTGCAACCGCAGGGTTAGGGGCCGCAGCCTCAACCGCCGCAGGGGCGGCATCGGGTGTTGCGGCTGCCGCGGGCGTGGCGTCGGCGTCGTCGTCTTCTTCAAGTAAAATCGCAATCGGTGTGTTGACGGGGACGCCTTCGGTGCCCTCCGCGATCAGGATTTTGCCCATCACACCTTCATCGACCGCTTCGAATTCCATCGTCGCTTTGTCGGTCTCGATCTCGGCCATAATCATGCCGCTCTCGATAACGTCGCCTTCTTTAACCAGCCATTTTGCCAATGTGCCTTCCTCCATAGTCGGGGAAAGCGCGGGCATTAGAATTTCTGTAGCCATTGTATAAGTCTCCTCTGTCCGCTTAGGCGTAAATATCTGTGTAAAGCTCGTCGAGCGCGGGCTCGGGGCTTTCTTTGGCAAATTCTGCCGCCTCGTTCACGGTCGCTTTGATCTCTTTATCGATGGCTTTTAGCTCATCTTCGGTCGCATGATCACCGGTCAACAACATCGTGCGCACTTGATCGATACAATCGCGTTCTTCGCGCATCTTCTGAACTTCTTCACGCGTGCGATATTTCGCCGGATCCGACATTGAGTGACCACGATAACGATATGTTTTCATTTCGAGAATATAAGGGCCTTCGCCAGCGCGACAATGGGCAATGGCTTTGGCTGCGGCTTCTTTGACCGCAAGCACATCCATGCCATCGACCGCTTCGCCGGGGATCGAAAACCCTGCGCCGCGTGTATAAAGTTCGGGGGACGAGGAGGCGCGCTGAAGGCTGGTGCCCATAGCGTATTGGTTGTTCTCAATCACGAAGACAACGGGCAATTTCCAAAGCGAGGCCATGTTGAATGTCTCGTAAACTTGTCCTTGGTTTGCCGCACCATCGCCGAAATAGGCAAACGAAACGCGGTCGTTGCCGAGATATTTGTCGGCAAAAGCAAGGCCCGCACCAATTGGCACCTGTGCGCCAACGATCCCGTGGCCGCCGTAGAAGTTCTTCTCTTTGCTAAACATGTGCATTGAGCCGCCCTTACCTTTGGAGTAGCCACCTTCGCGGCCGGTAAGTTCTGCCATAACGCCTTTAGGGTCCATGCCACAGGCCAACATATGTCCGTGATCGCGGTAAGAGGTGACGCGTTTGTCGCCTTCTTCGGTCGCGGCCTCAATGCCAACCACAACGGCCTCTTGGCCAATGTACAGGTGACAGAAACCACCGATCAAACCCATGCCATAAAGCTGTCCCGCTTTTTCTTCGAATCGACGGATCAATAACATTTCGCGGTAATACGTAAGCAGTTCGTCTTTAGAAACATTTGGTTTCTTTGACGTTTTCCGAGCGGCCATAGGTTTCTCCTCTATCGCTAAGCAAAGGTGGATTTGAATATAGTTTAACGTTAAACTATATATATTCCATACGGGAGCAAAAAGCGAGGGAGAAATTTACGGCTCCCTAAAGGGGGAGTTAATTCAGCGCGTTAACAGATTAACGAACGACGATTTCGTTGCTGCGCACAAGGCCAAGAACGGTGCGGGCTTGCTCATCCAGAAGATCAAGATCAAGGTATTCATCCGACAGGCGATGGGTCTTGTTTTTCATCACGCGCACTTCACCTGAAATGGTCTCCAACTCACCCTTGAGCACTTCAACTTCTGCTTGAATTTGAATGCGATGAAACACCCCGTAATCGCCTTGAACGGCGGCAAAGGTAAAATAGACGGACAGCGCAACCGCGCCAGCACCGAACAATAGAACCCCATATGCGGGGCGTTTCTTCACATAACTCATATCTGCCTCATTGCGTCCCCTTCTATGGAGGATCACCTTTTCTTTATGGCACAAGTGATTCCCCATGTGAATCCCTTGATTCACAGAATGATCACTTTTTTACGACACTGTTCTAAAACGGAAAAACCCCAGACGCGTGTCTGGGGTTTTGGTTGTTTTTTGAACTGGCGCGAAGGAGGCCTATTCGTTGCCTTTGTAGATGTTCACCAGCTCGCTCAACATGGCCAGCGCATCGGCGCGATCCCGTTGGAAACTGTTGCGGCCAATGATCGACCCGTTGCCGCCACCGTCACGAATGGCGCGGGCATCGTCATACACACTGTCCGCACCCTTTTTGGCGCCGCCCGAGAACACAACAATCCGACGACCGGCAAAACTCGCGTCCATGCAATGCTTCACACGGGCCGCTTGGGTCGAGATATCGATCTTCTGTTCCTCATAAACCGCTTTG
This Falsihalocynthiibacter arcticus DNA region includes the following protein-coding sequences:
- a CDS encoding FtsB family cell division protein, whose amino-acid sequence is MSYVKKRPAYGVLLFGAGAVALSVYFTFAAVQGDYGVFHRIQIQAEVEVLKGELETISGEVRVMKNKTHRLSDEYLDLDLLDEQARTVLGLVRSNEIVVR
- the cysE gene encoding serine O-acetyltransferase; the protein is MAKAQKNISEIDPVWSRICHEAEEAVRDEPLMGGMLHGSLLHHASLEGALAYRLSLKLASPEMSEQILREIADQAYADDPSLIEAARADLVAVNERDPACNRYIQPILYFKGFQAMQAYRIGHWLWKKERFDMAFFLQMRISEAFGIDIHPAARVGKGIMMDHAHSIVIGGTAVVGDNVSILQSVTLGGTGKESGDRHPKIGDGVLIGAGAKILGNIKVGRCSRIAAGSVVLHEVPPCTTVAGVPAKVVGEAGCPQPSISMNQVIGK
- a CDS encoding pyruvate dehydrogenase complex E1 component subunit beta, encoding MATEILMPALSPTMEEGTLAKWLVKEGDVIESGMIMAEIETDKATMEFEAVDEGVMGKILIAEGTEGVPVNTPIAILLEEDDDADATPAAAATPDAAPAAVEAAAPNPAVAAAPVQINVPDETEIPAGTEMRPTTVREAIRDAMSEEMRRDDTVFLMGEEVAEYEGAYKISQGMLNEFGAKRVIDTPITEHGFAGIATGASFGGLRPIVEFMTFNFAMQAIDQILNSAAKTLYMSGGQMGAPMVFRGPNGAAARVGAQHSQCYAAWYAAIPGLKVVMPYSAADAKGLMKTAIRDNNPVIFLENEILYGKTFDVPVIDDFTVPFGKAKIWREGTDVTIVSFGIGMTYSLEAADKLAEEGISAEVIDLRTLRPIDYDTVLKSVMKTNRCVTVEEGYPVGAIGNHISATIMERAFDYLDAPVINCTGKDVPMPYAANLEKLALITTAEVIAAVKQVTYR
- a CDS encoding DUF2793 domain-containing protein — encoded protein: MTNTGNLGLPLVQPSQAQKHITVNESLAKLDGLTQLILISISTGTPPLSASDGASYGVPIGGVNAWAGHDGEVAIYSNGGWVFSIPQTGWRAWIADHAYSALFDGSNWTQGALAQSPNGAKSGFSILEFDHVISAGSSNSTVVVIPPMRCFLAYREWS
- the pdhA gene encoding pyruvate dehydrogenase (acetyl-transferring) E1 component subunit alpha is translated as MAARKTSKKPNVSKDELLTYYREMLLIRRFEEKAGQLYGMGLIGGFCHLYIGQEAVVVGIEAATEEGDKRVTSYRDHGHMLACGMDPKGVMAELTGREGGYSKGKGGSMHMFSKEKNFYGGHGIVGAQVPIGAGLAFADKYLGNDRVSFAYFGDGAANQGQVYETFNMASLWKLPVVFVIENNQYAMGTSLQRASSSPELYTRGAGFSIPGEAVDGMDVLAVKEAAAKAIAHCRAGEGPYILEMKTYRYRGHSMSDPAKYRTREEVQKMREERDCIDQVRTMLLTGDHATEDELKAIDKEIKATVNEAAEFAKESPEPALDELYTDIYA
- a CDS encoding pyruvate dehydrogenase complex dihydrolipoamide acetyltransferase, which produces MPIEILMPALSPTMEEGTLAKWLVKEGDTVSSGDLIAEIETDKATMEFEAVDEGVIGKIFVAEGTEGVAVNTLIAVLLEDGESASDIGAPAAAKKTEAEPAKAESVETSQAAASTPAAPAATSGERLFASPLARRIAADKGLDLTAISGSGPKGRIVKADVENATAAPKSAPATSAAPAKAALATGADASQVAKMYADRDYEEVTLDGMRKTIAARLTEAKQTVPHFYLRRDIKLDSLLKFRGTLNKQLEARGVKLSVNDFIIKAVALALQQVPEANAVWAGDRVLQMKSSDVAVAVAIEGGLFTPVLQDSQMKSLSALSAEMKDLAARARTRKLAPHEYQGGSFAISNLGMFGIDNFDAIVNPPHAGILAVGAGKKRPVVGDDGELIVATVMSVTMSVDHRVIDGAIGANLLNAIVENLENPIAMLA